A genomic segment from bacterium encodes:
- the hisG gene encoding ATP phosphoribosyltransferase codes for MNIIKLGLPKGSLQEPTFDIFKKAGYRIRLGERSYIPVLDDPEIEGLLIRAQEIGHYVEDGVLDAGITGQDWVQEYQSDVVEVTKLLYARGGFVPVRWVVAVPENSGITTIEQLEGKRIATELVSYSQRYFEKRGIKARFEFSWGATEVKPPELADAIVDVTVTGNSLKANKLRIIETILESTTVLVMNRQAWDDPWKREKTENISMLLQGALNAEFKVGLKMNVPAGEVDKICSLLPSLHNPTISHLSDKNWVALEVIIDEPKVRELIPVLKKAGAEGIIEYPLNKLIY; via the coding sequence ATGAATATTATAAAACTGGGACTTCCGAAAGGGAGTCTGCAGGAGCCGACATTCGATATATTCAAGAAGGCAGGCTATCGCATCAGGCTGGGGGAACGGTCGTATATTCCCGTGCTCGATGATCCTGAGATCGAGGGGCTTCTGATCCGCGCCCAGGAGATAGGGCATTATGTCGAGGACGGCGTTCTCGATGCGGGTATAACCGGCCAGGACTGGGTGCAGGAGTACCAGTCCGATGTCGTCGAGGTTACGAAGCTCCTTTATGCGCGGGGCGGCTTCGTTCCGGTGCGATGGGTGGTTGCGGTCCCCGAGAATTCGGGCATCACGACCATCGAACAGCTCGAAGGAAAACGTATTGCTACCGAACTGGTCAGTTATTCACAGCGCTATTTTGAAAAGCGCGGGATTAAGGCCCGGTTCGAATTCAGCTGGGGCGCGACCGAGGTCAAACCACCCGAGCTTGCCGATGCGATTGTGGATGTGACGGTTACCGGGAATTCCCTGAAGGCCAATAAACTGAGAATCATCGAGACGATCCTCGAATCCACGACAGTGCTCGTGATGAACAGGCAGGCCTGGGATGATCCATGGAAGCGTGAAAAGACGGAAAACATCTCCATGCTCCTGCAGGGCGCACTCAATGCGGAATTCAAGGTGGGATTGAAAATGAACGTTCCCGCCGGTGAGGTGGATAAGATATGTTCGCTGCTGCCGAGTCTCCATAATCCGACGATTTCTCACCTCAGCGATAAAAACTGGGTTGCGCTCGAAGTCATCATCGATGAACCGAAAGTCCGTGAGCTTATTCCCGTTCTCAAAAAAGCCGGTGCCGAAGGCATCATCGAGTACCCGCTTAACAAGCTGATATATTGA